GAGTACGAATTAGCTCAAGCGTTTATAGTAGCACATATGCCTTATGTAAATATTTATTGGGAGGATTTATATAATGAAGGGAAACATAAAAAATAAGCTTAAAACTACTTTTTTCTGGAGTGGTATGGCATCAGCTACTTTAGTCTTTGCTCAATCTATGGCCATACTTTTAGGATATGAGTTACCACAAGATACAATTGCTAAAATCATGGGAGCTATAAATAGTTTTTTAGCGCTATTAGCTTTTAGTGGATTACTCGTAAATCCAGAGGAAGTAAATTCATTTCAAGCAATGGTAACAAAAATGAAAAAAGATTAATAAATAAATGTTCTCTATATATAGAGAACATTTTTGTTGCTTACATCTGTAGTTTAAGAATATCAATTAACATAGAAATGTATTACATATTAACTTATGTGCAGTAATATGAAAAACGATTGGCTCTAGTATTAAAATAATATAGATGAAATAGCTGGATTTATAGAAAAAACATTTACTTATAACAAATGTCTAGTTAAAAATCTATGGATAAAAGCAATAAATATAATAAAGATTTTCTAAATGTTATGGAGGTAGAACAGTATGTTAAAACTACTAAAAATGTGGAAGTGTAAGAGAAAAGGCACACATGAATATGCGTTTATAGATAGTAAATGGGACGGTCCTAAAAAGTATGGGGTAAAAATACATACACGGGTATGCAAAACATGTGGTTCCGTTAAGAAAATTATAGTGTGAGTAGATAAAGAATTTTTATGTTCAAGAAACGAGTAATTGGCACATTAGGAGAAGGTGTTGCGTTAGCAGGAATAATTGTGGCAGTAGTAACTGATGCAGAACAGAACTACATTTGCAGCGGAATTTAGTATATGTATAATAAGTATTCAACCAATTTATTTCATC
This Bacillus cereus G9842 DNA region includes the following protein-coding sequences:
- a CDS encoding phage holin, encoding MKGNIKNKLKTTFFWSGMASATLVFAQSMAILLGYELPQDTIAKIMGAINSFLALLAFSGLLVNPEEVNSFQAMVTKMKKD